The Photobacterium sanguinicancri genome includes the window GGCTGGAAGGCATGAACAACCAAAAGCAATCACGCCTAATGAGTTTGGTATGGGGATTGTCTACGCATGGGCAATTGTCGGGATTATTTCTTGGCTGATGTTTTTGAGGGGAATGTAAGTCATGGTTTCTCGAAATGTAAGGTATGAGCAAAAGAAAACCGAGGCAGGTTTAAAAAAGCTAACAGTATGGGTACCTGCTGAAATCGAGGGTGAATTTAAGCTTTTAGCTGATACTTGTTGTGCCAATCGGCACCTTTCTTTCAATACGGTTCGAGACTTAAGAACTGGGCGGTATATATCACTTGAAAGGGGTGTCACTGATGACGATAACAAATAAAGATCTCCGTTATGTGGCTGCCGCCGTGCAGCCACAAGATGTGACCCAAAACCACCAAGCCAGCTATGATGCTGGTTTTTTAGGATTCGATTTTTGCGGTGCGCGTCCTCAACCGATTACGCCACAGCAACTGTGGGAACTAAACCGCGTTAACCGCGATACTGATTTTATCGCCCAACAACAACGTGACCACGTAACGAATACGCCGACTTTTAATGCCCAATCGCTCCGCGCAGCGGCGGCACGAAGTGACGAAGACAATAGGCTTGTCCAAGGGCGCAAAAGTCCGACACGACTAAAACAGTCAAGAATTGCGCACCGTGTAGGGGTTTTAAACAAGGCTAGGCGAGGTAATACCACGTTAGACAGTGCCGAGGCTTTCTACAATCACGACACCTTGTACGCCAGCACAGAGGCGAATGAAGGCAAGGCATTATCCACAGTTCGACTGATGAATCGTGAATGGTCGGGGCAATTTCGTGTTTTGCACCATACCCAAACCCGACCAAGTGACGCACCCGAGCAACAAAGTGGTGATCGCTACACTGAAAACCTGACTAAACGCGCTGTGACCAAAATTTTTGAGTCGGGCGCGTATGTTGCTGCGTGTCATGGCGGGTTCACCACATTTTTGACCCTGACGTTTACCCCTGAACAGCGCAACGCCATATTCAGCAAAGACACCACGCTCGGCAAAGAAGTATCCCGTTTTTTAGATGGGGCGAAAAAAATGTATCAGCGTGGTTGGCACGGTATCGGCAAAGATGAACAACCGTTTGAGCTAGACGGCATTGAAAAACCATTTCATTACATGTGGGTGGCAGAATGCCCGGCAAATGATGACGGTGAACCTAACCCGCATGTGCATTTGTTGATGAATTGGAATGTAGAACGTAATTACTTTGAAGCGTGGGCAAACCGAATCGAAAGCCTTTGGGGCAATGGGTTCGCGCACCTTGAACATATTAACCAACCCAAAGCAGCAGGTTCTTATTTAATCAAAGCTGTGGGTTATGCCGCTAAAGGTGAAAATGCAGACCAAGGGTTAATCCGTGGCAACCGTTACAACATCGCCCGCTGTAGTCGTGCGCCAGCATGGGATTGTGTTGCCAGTTTTGAAGCCAGCAACATGGCCGCGATTATCAAAGAACTGGGTTACAAGTTAGAACAATGGCGCAAACCCTTAACCCGCCGATTAAAGCGCATTGAAAAGCAAAAAGACCAAGCGATTGCCGCCAAGGCCATTGCTAAAAAAGCCAAGAAACCGAAAGAACACCTCAAAAAACTGTCGGCCTTAATTGCCAGGCTAGAACACCAAGCCAAAGCCGCACGCGACCAAATCAAAAGCCGTGGTGTTCATGCCACAAGTAACAACCTGTTTTGTGTGTCGTTTGATGGTGAGCAATCCGAAGAAAAAGCCTACGACTTTCTATTGTGGGCGGCTGGCGCTCGGGGTTGGTCGATGGTGGCCACCGATGCTGATGACGATTACCACAAAGCGGTTGATGTTGCTCGCGATGCTGCGCAAAGCGAATACGCCGACCACTTTTACCGCTTCAAAGAAAAACGCGCTTACTGGCAAAGCGTTTTACATGATCCACTTTCACCACCGATATATTCAGAGGACGAAATCAAAGCCACTGAATCTTATTCAATGATGTTGGTCGAGCAGTACCAACAACTCGCAGCCTAACAGTAAGGAACACTATGAGTCAGTTGCAAAAAATCACGGATGAACTTGCTCAAGAAGTCGAGCAGGCCAAAGGCAATATGTTTGCAGGCAAAATCCTCGCGCCATTGCGTTTGGTGTTGGTA containing:
- a CDS encoding rolling circle replication-associated protein; the encoded protein is MTITNKDLRYVAAAVQPQDVTQNHQASYDAGFLGFDFCGARPQPITPQQLWELNRVNRDTDFIAQQQRDHVTNTPTFNAQSLRAAAARSDEDNRLVQGRKSPTRLKQSRIAHRVGVLNKARRGNTTLDSAEAFYNHDTLYASTEANEGKALSTVRLMNREWSGQFRVLHHTQTRPSDAPEQQSGDRYTENLTKRAVTKIFESGAYVAACHGGFTTFLTLTFTPEQRNAIFSKDTTLGKEVSRFLDGAKKMYQRGWHGIGKDEQPFELDGIEKPFHYMWVAECPANDDGEPNPHVHLLMNWNVERNYFEAWANRIESLWGNGFAHLEHINQPKAAGSYLIKAVGYAAKGENADQGLIRGNRYNIARCSRAPAWDCVASFEASNMAAIIKELGYKLEQWRKPLTRRLKRIEKQKDQAIAAKAIAKKAKKPKEHLKKLSALIARLEHQAKAARDQIKSRGVHATSNNLFCVSFDGEQSEEKAYDFLLWAAGARGWSMVATDADDDYHKAVDVARDAAQSEYADHFYRFKEKRAYWQSVLHDPLSPPIYSEDEIKATESYSMMLVEQYQQLAA